One window from the genome of Fusobacterium necrogenes encodes:
- a CDS encoding lytic transglycosylase domain-containing protein produces MKKILFFIIFNCLFKVYADVDLKEYYQQKIIDPNKAITAYNDVHRFSKEFNVDEKLITAIIEVESNFSNEIKSKKGAIGLMQIMPGTAELLNIDPNDLTQNIYGGIKYFKFLLEKNNNYIPFALAAYNAGQGNIVKYDSIPPFPETHSYIEEVLNIYNNLTGINNTFFSNEFSNTNFNWEA; encoded by the coding sequence ATGAAAAAAATATTATTTTTTATAATTTTTAATTGCTTATTTAAAGTTTATGCAGACGTTGATTTGAAGGAATACTACCAACAAAAAATAATAGATCCAAATAAAGCTATTACAGCTTATAATGATGTTCATAGATTTTCTAAAGAATTTAATGTTGATGAAAAGCTCATAACTGCCATTATTGAAGTAGAAAGTAACTTTTCTAATGAAATTAAGAGCAAAAAAGGTGCTATAGGTTTAATGCAAATTATGCCAGGAACAGCAGAATTATTAAATATAGATCCTAATGATTTAACTCAAAATATCTATGGTGGAATTAAGTATTTTAAATTTTTATTAGAGAAAAATAATAATTATATTCCTTTTGCACTTGCTGCATATAATGCAGGACAAGGGAACATAGTCAAATATGATAGTATTCCACCATTTCCAGAAACTCATTCTTATATTGAAGAAGTTTTAAATATATATAATAATTTAACTGGAATAAATAATACATTCTTTTCTAACGAATTTAGTAATACTAATTTTAATTGGGAGGCTTAG